The genomic segment GCCGTCGGCGGCTTCAACGGATTCATGGCCGCCCTCATCGCCACCCTCTGGGCTTACGACGGCTGGAACGACCTCACCATGGTTGCCGGCGAAGTCCGCCGCCCCGAGCGCAGCCTGCCTGTCGCGCTCATCGGCGGCCTCTTCATCGTCGGTGCACTCTTCATGGCGACGAACGCGGCGATTCAATACATTCTGCCCGCCTCGCAGATTGCCGCCAGCGATCGTCCCGCCGTCGCCGCGCTGTCAGTCGTCGCCGGCCCGCGCGGAGCCGGGTTCGTCGCCGCCGCCATGGCGCTCAGCATCTTCGTCACGCTCAACGGAACGGTGATGTCCGGCGCGCGCATCCCCTTCGCCGCCGCCCGCGACCGCCTCTTCTTCCCGCAGTTCGCGCACATCCATCCGAAATTCCAATCGCCATCGACTTCATTGGTTGTGCAGGGATTGCTCTCGACCGTCCTGCTGCTGTTCCTGTCGCAGTTCCAGCAGCACTTTGAGCTGGCCGTATTCGCGGAGTGGCTCTTCTACATGCTCACCGCCACGACCGTCTTCTACTACCGCCGCAAGCGCCCCGATATGCCTCGCCCCTATCGCCTCTGGGGCTATCCAGTACTGCCTGCCATCTTCGTAATCTCGGCTGCGGCGGTCCTCATCTCCAGCTACGGCTCCAACCTCGAAGGCTCGCTGATCGGCACAGGATTGATCCTGCTCGGCCTGCCGGTGTTCTGGTTCGTGCGCAAGCGCTATGGCGCATCCATCCCGCAGGAACGAAGCCACGCCTCCTGAGGGTCTAGCTGCTGCATCGAGTTCCGGGATGTTGATCGCTGGCAGGATCTGCGCTGGAATTGAGAGTCAGACACCGGCACACCAGGTTGAAGGCTATAAGCTACCGGCTCCTGGCTGCAGGCTCTATCTCTACCGCTTCTTCGGAATCGTATTCAGCACGACCAGGTAAGAGATCAGCCCGCCCAGCACGATCGCCATTACATGATCCAGGCTGAAGGTGCCCAACCCAATGAACCGCGCCACGTAGTTCAGCGGCCACACGCTGGGAATCATGGGAACCAGCCACGACGACACCGCCGGTTTCTGGCTGAACTCGTAGATCATCTCTGTGAAGACACAGAGCCCCGTCACCACAAACGCGCCGCCTCGACTGCACTTCAGCAGCCATACACCCAAAATGGACGCGGCAATCGTCTGCGCGAGGATCGGAAACTCGGCCGTGATCTGTTGTATCGGAAGCGCCGAGAATCGCAGGCGCCAATCCACCGGCAGGAACCAGGCATTACCCGGCTGCCGCATGACTGCATACTCCATCAAAGCAGCCAGCATCCACAGCGCGCCGATGGACAGCAGCCTGAACTGAATCCTGCGATTTTGAAGAGCGAAATACATATACGTCTGCATGGACACCCCAAGCACATGGAATGTGAGACGCAGCGGCGGAGAAGGGCCCGTTTCAATTTTTGCCCTGGGTGGTCCCAGGTGCACTCACGCAGATCGCTGGCTCTTACACTTCAAGCCTTGGGGGACTGTAGGAATTCAACCGCATACGCTGTCCCAAGTCAATACACTTAAGTGCTATGCACCGCCCGGCTTGCACCCCTAAACCCCTGAAAAGTAAACTCAACCCCGGCAGGCACATGCGCACCGTTACAGACTTGAGGCCGCCTGCCAGCCAAGGCCCGCCTGGCCGCATCGAACCGGAAGACAAATACCCGAGACGAGGAAATAATCTTGCGAGTTGGCCTCTTTACACGCGAATATCCGCCCCAGGTCTATGGCGGCGCCGGCGTACACGTCGAATACCTCAGCCGCGAATTAGCCAGAAACATTGAGGTTGAAGTCCATTGTTGGGGACCCCAGCACTCTGACAACGGCAACCTGCACGTCTGCGGCCAACAGCCCTGGCCCGACATCACCAACGGGACCGAAGGCAAATTCAAGGGCGCGCTCGAAGCCCTCAGCCTGAACCTCACCCAGATCAAGGCCCTCGAAAACATCGACGTGGTCCACACCCACACGTGGTATGTCTCGATGGCCGGCTACCTCGCCAAAAAGCTCTATGGCATGCCCTTCGTGCTGACCACCCACTCCCTCGAGCCCCTCCGCGCGTGGAAGGCCGAGCAGCTCGGCTCCGGCTACGCCATGAGCTCCTGGATGGAATCCACCGCCATCCACGACGCCGACGCCATCGTTGCCGTCTCCCAAGGCACCCGCGACGACATCCTTCGCGCCTACCCCGACATCGACCCCGCTCGTATTCACGTCATCTACAACGGCATCGATCTCGCCGAATATCAGAAGACGTCCGACACCTCGGCTCTCACTGAATACGGCATCGACCCGTCAATCCCCTACATCCTCTTCGTCGGCCGCATCACCCGCCAGAAAGGCGTCACCCACCTGGTAGACGCCATCGATTACCTGCCAGAAGACACGCAGGTAGTCCTCTGCGCCGGCGCCCCCGACACTCCCGAAATCGCCGCCGAACTCCGCGCCAAGGTGGAACACGCACGCCAGAAGCACCCGCGCATCATCTGGATCGAGAAGATGGTCACCAAGCCCGAGGTCATCCAGCTCTACTCCAACTGTCGCGTCTTCTGCTGCCCCTCGGTCTACGAACCCTTCGGCATCATCAATCTCGAAGCCATGGCCTGCCGCGCTCCAGTCGTCGCCAGTTCCACCGGAGGCATCAAGGAAGTCGTCGTCGAAGGCGAGACCGGCTACCTCGTCCCGTTTGAAGGCGATCGCGTCACCGGCTTCCCCGTCGACCCCGACACCTTCGCTCGCGACCTCGCCGGCCGCATCAGCATCCTCCTCGCCGATCCCGAGAAATGCCAGCGATTTGGCGATGCCGGCCGCAAGCGCGTAGAAGACGTCTTCAGCTGGACCAGCATTGCAAAGCAGACCACCGCTCTTTACCAGTCATTAATCGATCAGCGCAAACATAGCCTCTAGCTCGCAGCCAGTAGCCTGCAGCTGGACGCCAGAACCTACAGGCTACAAGCTACCGGCGACGGGCCAAACCTGAGACCACTTGGCCACTTGATCATCCAACCAGTTGAGCACTGACACATGACCATCCCCACCGAAGGCCGCCGCCGCGTTATCATCGAATCCATTGCGCCGCAGGTTGACTGCGGCCGCTTCCCTGCTAAACGCACTGCGGGCGATCTCGTCCGCGTCGAAGCCGACGTCTTCACCGACGGCCACGACGCCATCGCCGCCAGCGTCCTTGTCCATCGTGAGGATTCTGACAAATGGATCGAAGTCCCCATGGAACCCCTGGTCAACGACCGCTGGTTCGCGGCCTTCGGCGTCACGGAGATCGGCCGCTACGGCTACAAGGTCCAGGCCTGGGTCGACCATTTCGAGACCTGGCACCGCGATCTGCTCAAGCGCATCAAGGCTGACACCGACGCGCCCGTCGACTACCTGATTGGCGCCGACCTCA from the Occallatibacter riparius genome contains:
- a CDS encoding glycosyltransferase family 4 protein; this encodes MRVGLFTREYPPQVYGGAGVHVEYLSRELARNIEVEVHCWGPQHSDNGNLHVCGQQPWPDITNGTEGKFKGALEALSLNLTQIKALENIDVVHTHTWYVSMAGYLAKKLYGMPFVLTTHSLEPLRAWKAEQLGSGYAMSSWMESTAIHDADAIVAVSQGTRDDILRAYPDIDPARIHVIYNGIDLAEYQKTSDTSALTEYGIDPSIPYILFVGRITRQKGVTHLVDAIDYLPEDTQVVLCAGAPDTPEIAAELRAKVEHARQKHPRIIWIEKMVTKPEVIQLYSNCRVFCCPSVYEPFGIINLEAMACRAPVVASSTGGIKEVVVEGETGYLVPFEGDRVTGFPVDPDTFARDLAGRISILLADPEKCQRFGDAGRKRVEDVFSWTSIAKQTTALYQSLIDQRKHSL
- a CDS encoding APC family permease — protein: MKVRRICFPSIAIIAKSNKSNVPQAVGRTAGANLLSSNHRMSEPVSPHLDTTSPADLPRVLGTSQATAIVVGTIIGSGIFLVPREMMQDVGSSSLVYLAWIVGGLLSLFGAMTYAELGAMMPYAGGEYVYLRGAYGDTTAFLYMWTWFAVAKPASIAAVTSGLARTLGVFPAFHWLSTSVPGLPLLWSQIFAIAVTWFMTGLNYLGIKKAGDFQLVFTILKGILILIVAAFCFASVSGSWSNFGTSLPHAVGGFNGFMAALIATLWAYDGWNDLTMVAGEVRRPERSLPVALIGGLFIVGALFMATNAAIQYILPASQIAASDRPAVAALSVVAGPRGAGFVAAAMALSIFVTLNGTVMSGARIPFAAARDRLFFPQFAHIHPKFQSPSTSLVVQGLLSTVLLLFLSQFQQHFELAVFAEWLFYMLTATTVFYYRRKRPDMPRPYRLWGYPVLPAIFVISAAAVLISSYGSNLEGSLIGTGLILLGLPVFWFVRKRYGASIPQERSHAS